Proteins from a single region of Echeneis naucrates chromosome 14, fEcheNa1.1, whole genome shotgun sequence:
- the bbx gene encoding HMG box transcription factor BBX isoform X1 has product MKGGGRGKEPPAAGEVTGKRPKRKCLQWHPLLSKKALDFSEEEEEEDEEELAKQPVLCGQDQGSQVECGSTAEEVEEDSNEQRARRPMNAFLLFCKRHRSLVRQEHPRLDNRGATKILADWWAVLEPKEKQKYTDMAKEYKDAFMKANPGYKWCPTTSKPVKSPSCQQVSNPRKKVWSFSSNSSKDSTTAKKVPKTDNMPQLNFAMADPTKMGGLSMLLIAGEHALTNREIPCSTKPSLRDTASEGNCILGEKEEMMPETVLNRELDVTESRVKSALSPLAESSLSAALEGKSCRQSALFQLAEMCLASEAGKMDKAVSQPGDSSSATSFQQTTVMPVMEKKKADTDNGPPSPHILSLLPSLFSVTSTSTDVTPLQLSSQNSCVKKKSKKKDVAKSKDNGEISCPTKKINKPCNHTETDIDTVFSTIDAVAKGSWKDTEEKVKKKIQTSPAGGSPGVSKKKSKPKFKICVKQKEEETDKDSGLCAQLSSSELEMTEEMAHLSPKTEADETTGNKDLQGNMTELNHSPGIHSPTKLKQEDKGKERQSEMICESSPEKRGSRKSERSCKGALYKTLVSEGMLTSLRANIDRGKRGALRAPDHDTNWCDDSWTVPHLGPNNPKKVKKSKSKDESSQGLGKLEEEFEKKFNSLPQYSPMTFDKKGTTVAKKKKTDSSRVHEEASKMVKGPSPSQKKTSFHKIVRKHKHKKEKPGAVDKALLQSDSTTLDFASKAKSCVPIAIMCPDVQGTTSMEMLVGSQKRKARKTKITHLVRTADGSVSQAEEDKTRDLNQEQDKKPLHQQNLCNEKGCYSNPIAEESERSTIPQELPAFFSLAALAEVAAMENAHRGQRGLAESQKKELAQTPVLISCADQ; this is encoded by the exons ATGAAGGGTGGGGGAAGGGGTAAGGAGCCACCTGCTGCAGGGGAGGTCACTGGCAAACGCCCCAAACGTAAATGCCTGCAGTGGCACCCACTTCTCTCCAAAAAGGCTCTGGATttctctgaggaggaagaagaggaagatgaagaggagctgGCAAAG caGCCAGTGTTGTGTGGCCAGGACCAGGGGTCACAGGTGGAATGTGGGAGCACAGCAGAGGAAGTGGAAGAAGACTCAAATGAACAGCGAGCACGGCGACCAATGAAtgctttcctcctcttctgcaaGCGCCATCGCTCTCTGGTGCGGCAGGAGCACCCTCGCCTGGACAACCGGGGGGCCACCAAGATCCTGGCTGACTGGTGGGCTGTGCTGGAGcccaaagagaagcagaaatacACTGACATGGCCAAGGAG TACAAGGATGCCTTCATGAAGGCAAATCCAGGCTACAAGTGGTGTCCCACCACCAGCAAACCAGTCAAAAGTCCTTCCTGCCAGCAAGTCAGCAATCCCCGCAAAAAAGTATGGTCCTTCTCTTCCAACTCATCCAAGGACTCTACCACTGCCAAAAAAGTGCCCAAAACTGACAACATGCCTCAGTTAAACTTTGCCATGGCAG ATCCCACGAAGATGGGAGGCCTTAGCATGCTGCTAATAGCTGGGGAACATGCCCTCACAAACAGGGAG ATACCTTGCAGCACGAAACCTAGTTTACGTGACACAGCAAGTGAAGGGAACTGCATTTtaggggaaaaggaagag ATGATGCCTGAGACAGTACTGAACAGAGAGCTGGATGTTACTGAAAGCAGGGTCAAGTCTGCCCTCTCCCCACTGGCAGAG TCATCTCTGTCTGCAGCACTTGAAGGAAAATCATGCAGACAGTCTGCTCTATTCCAGCTCGCTGAA ATGTGCTTGGCATCTGAAGCTGGAAAGATGGACAAGGCTGTCTCTCAGCCGGGGGACAGCTCTTCTGCCACCTCGTTCCAGCAAACCACAGTCATGCCAGtgatggaaaagaagaaagcagaCACTGACAATGGTCCTCCCTCCCCTCACATATTATCCCTCTTACCTTCACTCTTCTCTGTCACTTCTACCTCCACTGATGTCACCCCCCTACAACTCAGCAGCCAAAATTCATGTGTCAAaaagaagagcaagaaaaaagaTGTAGCCAAGTCAAAAGATAATGGTGAGATCTCTTGCCCAACAAAGAAGATCAACAAACCTTGTAACCATACAGAAACAGACATAGACACTGTTTTCAGCACCATTGATGCAGTGGCCAAAGGGTCCTGGAAGGACACTgaggagaaggtgaagaagaaaatcCAGACCAGTCCTGCTGGTGGGAGTCCTGGtgtttctaaaaagaaaagtaagCCCAAATTCAAGatttgtgtaaaacaaaaagaggaggaaacGGACAAAGACAGTGGGTTGTGTGCACAATTGAGTTCCTCTGAGTTGGAGATGACAGAAGAGATGGCTCATCTCAGTCCTAAAACAGAAGCAGATGAAACTACAGGAAATAAAGACCTTCAGGGCAACATGACAGAGCTCAATCACTCCCCTGGGATCCACTCACCAACTAAGCTAAAACAGGAGGATAAGGGGAAAGAGAGGCAGAGCGAAATGATATGTGAGTCCAGCCCAGAAAAACGTGGCTCCAGGAAGTCAGAGCGAAGCTGTAAAGGAGCCTTGTATAAAACTCTTGTTTCTGAGGGAATGCTGACTTCACTGAGAGCCAATATTGACAGAG GTAAAAGAGGAGCTCTCCGTGCTCCTGATCATGATACAAACTGGTGTGATGATAGTTGGACGGTGCCACATTTGGGGCCCAACAATCCCAagaaggtgaaaaaatccaAGTCCAAGGATGAATCTTCACAAGG CTTGGGGAAGCTGGAAGAAGagtttgaaaagaaatttaataGCCTACCCCAGTACAGTCCAATGACATTTGATAAGAAGGGGACTACTGttgcaaagaagaagaagactgatAGCTCCAGAGTCCATGAGGAAGCTTCTAAAATGGTGAAAG GGCCATCTCCATCTCAGAAAAAGACTTCATTCCACAAGATTGTTaggaagcacaaacacaaaaaggagaaaCCAGGTGCAGTGGACAAAG CCCTGCTACAGAGTGATTCCACCACACTGGACTTTGCTTCAAAAGCCAAGTCATGCGTCCCCATTGCCATAATGTGCCCAGATGTCCAGGGCACCACAAGTATGGAGATGCTAGTGGGTAGCCAGAAGAGGAAGGCGAGGAAGACCAAGATCACGCACTTGGTGCGCACAGCTGATGGTAGTGTGTCTCAAGCTGAGG AGGACAAAACTAGGGACCTGAACCAGGAACAGGATAAGAAGCCATTACACCAACAGAATTTATGCAATGAAAAAGGGTGCTACAGTAATCCCATAGCAGAGGAATCGGAGAGGAGCACCATACCACAAGAGCTACCTGCTTTCTTCAGCTTGGCAGCCCTTGCTGAGGTAGCAGCCATGGAAAACGCTCACAG AGGGCAGAGGGGCTTGGCTGAGAGTCAAAAGAAGGAACTTGCCCAGACTCCAGTCCTCATCTCCTGCGCTGATCAGTGA
- the bbx gene encoding HMG box transcription factor BBX isoform X2, with protein sequence MKGGGRGKEPPAAGEVTGKRPKRKCLQWHPLLSKKALDFSEEEEEEDEEELAKPVLCGQDQGSQVECGSTAEEVEEDSNEQRARRPMNAFLLFCKRHRSLVRQEHPRLDNRGATKILADWWAVLEPKEKQKYTDMAKEYKDAFMKANPGYKWCPTTSKPVKSPSCQQVSNPRKKVWSFSSNSSKDSTTAKKVPKTDNMPQLNFAMADPTKMGGLSMLLIAGEHALTNREIPCSTKPSLRDTASEGNCILGEKEEMMPETVLNRELDVTESRVKSALSPLAESSLSAALEGKSCRQSALFQLAEMCLASEAGKMDKAVSQPGDSSSATSFQQTTVMPVMEKKKADTDNGPPSPHILSLLPSLFSVTSTSTDVTPLQLSSQNSCVKKKSKKKDVAKSKDNGEISCPTKKINKPCNHTETDIDTVFSTIDAVAKGSWKDTEEKVKKKIQTSPAGGSPGVSKKKSKPKFKICVKQKEEETDKDSGLCAQLSSSELEMTEEMAHLSPKTEADETTGNKDLQGNMTELNHSPGIHSPTKLKQEDKGKERQSEMICESSPEKRGSRKSERSCKGALYKTLVSEGMLTSLRANIDRGKRGALRAPDHDTNWCDDSWTVPHLGPNNPKKVKKSKSKDESSQGLGKLEEEFEKKFNSLPQYSPMTFDKKGTTVAKKKKTDSSRVHEEASKMVKGPSPSQKKTSFHKIVRKHKHKKEKPGAVDKALLQSDSTTLDFASKAKSCVPIAIMCPDVQGTTSMEMLVGSQKRKARKTKITHLVRTADGSVSQAEEDKTRDLNQEQDKKPLHQQNLCNEKGCYSNPIAEESERSTIPQELPAFFSLAALAEVAAMENAHRGQRGLAESQKKELAQTPVLISCADQ encoded by the exons ATGAAGGGTGGGGGAAGGGGTAAGGAGCCACCTGCTGCAGGGGAGGTCACTGGCAAACGCCCCAAACGTAAATGCCTGCAGTGGCACCCACTTCTCTCCAAAAAGGCTCTGGATttctctgaggaggaagaagaggaagatgaagaggagctgGCAAAG CCAGTGTTGTGTGGCCAGGACCAGGGGTCACAGGTGGAATGTGGGAGCACAGCAGAGGAAGTGGAAGAAGACTCAAATGAACAGCGAGCACGGCGACCAATGAAtgctttcctcctcttctgcaaGCGCCATCGCTCTCTGGTGCGGCAGGAGCACCCTCGCCTGGACAACCGGGGGGCCACCAAGATCCTGGCTGACTGGTGGGCTGTGCTGGAGcccaaagagaagcagaaatacACTGACATGGCCAAGGAG TACAAGGATGCCTTCATGAAGGCAAATCCAGGCTACAAGTGGTGTCCCACCACCAGCAAACCAGTCAAAAGTCCTTCCTGCCAGCAAGTCAGCAATCCCCGCAAAAAAGTATGGTCCTTCTCTTCCAACTCATCCAAGGACTCTACCACTGCCAAAAAAGTGCCCAAAACTGACAACATGCCTCAGTTAAACTTTGCCATGGCAG ATCCCACGAAGATGGGAGGCCTTAGCATGCTGCTAATAGCTGGGGAACATGCCCTCACAAACAGGGAG ATACCTTGCAGCACGAAACCTAGTTTACGTGACACAGCAAGTGAAGGGAACTGCATTTtaggggaaaaggaagag ATGATGCCTGAGACAGTACTGAACAGAGAGCTGGATGTTACTGAAAGCAGGGTCAAGTCTGCCCTCTCCCCACTGGCAGAG TCATCTCTGTCTGCAGCACTTGAAGGAAAATCATGCAGACAGTCTGCTCTATTCCAGCTCGCTGAA ATGTGCTTGGCATCTGAAGCTGGAAAGATGGACAAGGCTGTCTCTCAGCCGGGGGACAGCTCTTCTGCCACCTCGTTCCAGCAAACCACAGTCATGCCAGtgatggaaaagaagaaagcagaCACTGACAATGGTCCTCCCTCCCCTCACATATTATCCCTCTTACCTTCACTCTTCTCTGTCACTTCTACCTCCACTGATGTCACCCCCCTACAACTCAGCAGCCAAAATTCATGTGTCAAaaagaagagcaagaaaaaagaTGTAGCCAAGTCAAAAGATAATGGTGAGATCTCTTGCCCAACAAAGAAGATCAACAAACCTTGTAACCATACAGAAACAGACATAGACACTGTTTTCAGCACCATTGATGCAGTGGCCAAAGGGTCCTGGAAGGACACTgaggagaaggtgaagaagaaaatcCAGACCAGTCCTGCTGGTGGGAGTCCTGGtgtttctaaaaagaaaagtaagCCCAAATTCAAGatttgtgtaaaacaaaaagaggaggaaacGGACAAAGACAGTGGGTTGTGTGCACAATTGAGTTCCTCTGAGTTGGAGATGACAGAAGAGATGGCTCATCTCAGTCCTAAAACAGAAGCAGATGAAACTACAGGAAATAAAGACCTTCAGGGCAACATGACAGAGCTCAATCACTCCCCTGGGATCCACTCACCAACTAAGCTAAAACAGGAGGATAAGGGGAAAGAGAGGCAGAGCGAAATGATATGTGAGTCCAGCCCAGAAAAACGTGGCTCCAGGAAGTCAGAGCGAAGCTGTAAAGGAGCCTTGTATAAAACTCTTGTTTCTGAGGGAATGCTGACTTCACTGAGAGCCAATATTGACAGAG GTAAAAGAGGAGCTCTCCGTGCTCCTGATCATGATACAAACTGGTGTGATGATAGTTGGACGGTGCCACATTTGGGGCCCAACAATCCCAagaaggtgaaaaaatccaAGTCCAAGGATGAATCTTCACAAGG CTTGGGGAAGCTGGAAGAAGagtttgaaaagaaatttaataGCCTACCCCAGTACAGTCCAATGACATTTGATAAGAAGGGGACTACTGttgcaaagaagaagaagactgatAGCTCCAGAGTCCATGAGGAAGCTTCTAAAATGGTGAAAG GGCCATCTCCATCTCAGAAAAAGACTTCATTCCACAAGATTGTTaggaagcacaaacacaaaaaggagaaaCCAGGTGCAGTGGACAAAG CCCTGCTACAGAGTGATTCCACCACACTGGACTTTGCTTCAAAAGCCAAGTCATGCGTCCCCATTGCCATAATGTGCCCAGATGTCCAGGGCACCACAAGTATGGAGATGCTAGTGGGTAGCCAGAAGAGGAAGGCGAGGAAGACCAAGATCACGCACTTGGTGCGCACAGCTGATGGTAGTGTGTCTCAAGCTGAGG AGGACAAAACTAGGGACCTGAACCAGGAACAGGATAAGAAGCCATTACACCAACAGAATTTATGCAATGAAAAAGGGTGCTACAGTAATCCCATAGCAGAGGAATCGGAGAGGAGCACCATACCACAAGAGCTACCTGCTTTCTTCAGCTTGGCAGCCCTTGCTGAGGTAGCAGCCATGGAAAACGCTCACAG AGGGCAGAGGGGCTTGGCTGAGAGTCAAAAGAAGGAACTTGCCCAGACTCCAGTCCTCATCTCCTGCGCTGATCAGTGA
- the bbx gene encoding HMG box transcription factor BBX isoform X4 — protein MKGGGRGKEPPAAGEVTGKRPKRKCLQWHPLLSKKALDFSEEEEEEDEEELAKQPVLCGQDQGSQVECGSTAEEVEEDSNEQRARRPMNAFLLFCKRHRSLVRQEHPRLDNRGATKILADWWAVLEPKEKQKYTDMAKEYKDAFMKANPGYKWCPTTSKPVKSPSCQQVSNPRKKVWSFSSNSSKDSTTAKKVPKTDNMPQLNFAMADPTKMGGLSMLLIAGEHALTNREIPCSTKPSLRDTASEGNCILGEKEEMMPETVLNRELDVTESRVKSALSPLAESSLSAALEGKSCRQSALFQLAEMCLASEAGKMDKAVSQPGDSSSATSFQQTTVMPVMEKKKADTDNGPPSPHILSLLPSLFSVTSTSTDVTPLQLSSQNSCVKKKSKKKDVAKSKDNGEISCPTKKINKPCNHTETDIDTVFSTIDAVAKGSWKDTEEKVKKKIQTSPAGGSPGVSKKKSKPKFKICVKQKEEETDKDSGLCAQLSSSELEMTEEMAHLSPKTEADETTGNKDLQGNMTELNHSPGIHSPTKLKQEDKGKERQSEMICESSPEKRGSRKSERSCKGALYKTLVSEGMLTSLRANIDRGKRGALRAPDHDTNWCDDSWTVPHLGPNNPKKVKKSKSKDESSQGLGKLEEEFEKKFNSLPQYSPMTFDKKGTTVAKKKKTDSSRVHEEASKMVKALLQSDSTTLDFASKAKSCVPIAIMCPDVQGTTSMEMLVGSQKRKARKTKITHLVRTADGSVSQAEEDKTRDLNQEQDKKPLHQQNLCNEKGCYSNPIAEESERSTIPQELPAFFSLAALAEVAAMENAHRGQRGLAESQKKELAQTPVLISCADQ, from the exons ATGAAGGGTGGGGGAAGGGGTAAGGAGCCACCTGCTGCAGGGGAGGTCACTGGCAAACGCCCCAAACGTAAATGCCTGCAGTGGCACCCACTTCTCTCCAAAAAGGCTCTGGATttctctgaggaggaagaagaggaagatgaagaggagctgGCAAAG caGCCAGTGTTGTGTGGCCAGGACCAGGGGTCACAGGTGGAATGTGGGAGCACAGCAGAGGAAGTGGAAGAAGACTCAAATGAACAGCGAGCACGGCGACCAATGAAtgctttcctcctcttctgcaaGCGCCATCGCTCTCTGGTGCGGCAGGAGCACCCTCGCCTGGACAACCGGGGGGCCACCAAGATCCTGGCTGACTGGTGGGCTGTGCTGGAGcccaaagagaagcagaaatacACTGACATGGCCAAGGAG TACAAGGATGCCTTCATGAAGGCAAATCCAGGCTACAAGTGGTGTCCCACCACCAGCAAACCAGTCAAAAGTCCTTCCTGCCAGCAAGTCAGCAATCCCCGCAAAAAAGTATGGTCCTTCTCTTCCAACTCATCCAAGGACTCTACCACTGCCAAAAAAGTGCCCAAAACTGACAACATGCCTCAGTTAAACTTTGCCATGGCAG ATCCCACGAAGATGGGAGGCCTTAGCATGCTGCTAATAGCTGGGGAACATGCCCTCACAAACAGGGAG ATACCTTGCAGCACGAAACCTAGTTTACGTGACACAGCAAGTGAAGGGAACTGCATTTtaggggaaaaggaagag ATGATGCCTGAGACAGTACTGAACAGAGAGCTGGATGTTACTGAAAGCAGGGTCAAGTCTGCCCTCTCCCCACTGGCAGAG TCATCTCTGTCTGCAGCACTTGAAGGAAAATCATGCAGACAGTCTGCTCTATTCCAGCTCGCTGAA ATGTGCTTGGCATCTGAAGCTGGAAAGATGGACAAGGCTGTCTCTCAGCCGGGGGACAGCTCTTCTGCCACCTCGTTCCAGCAAACCACAGTCATGCCAGtgatggaaaagaagaaagcagaCACTGACAATGGTCCTCCCTCCCCTCACATATTATCCCTCTTACCTTCACTCTTCTCTGTCACTTCTACCTCCACTGATGTCACCCCCCTACAACTCAGCAGCCAAAATTCATGTGTCAAaaagaagagcaagaaaaaagaTGTAGCCAAGTCAAAAGATAATGGTGAGATCTCTTGCCCAACAAAGAAGATCAACAAACCTTGTAACCATACAGAAACAGACATAGACACTGTTTTCAGCACCATTGATGCAGTGGCCAAAGGGTCCTGGAAGGACACTgaggagaaggtgaagaagaaaatcCAGACCAGTCCTGCTGGTGGGAGTCCTGGtgtttctaaaaagaaaagtaagCCCAAATTCAAGatttgtgtaaaacaaaaagaggaggaaacGGACAAAGACAGTGGGTTGTGTGCACAATTGAGTTCCTCTGAGTTGGAGATGACAGAAGAGATGGCTCATCTCAGTCCTAAAACAGAAGCAGATGAAACTACAGGAAATAAAGACCTTCAGGGCAACATGACAGAGCTCAATCACTCCCCTGGGATCCACTCACCAACTAAGCTAAAACAGGAGGATAAGGGGAAAGAGAGGCAGAGCGAAATGATATGTGAGTCCAGCCCAGAAAAACGTGGCTCCAGGAAGTCAGAGCGAAGCTGTAAAGGAGCCTTGTATAAAACTCTTGTTTCTGAGGGAATGCTGACTTCACTGAGAGCCAATATTGACAGAG GTAAAAGAGGAGCTCTCCGTGCTCCTGATCATGATACAAACTGGTGTGATGATAGTTGGACGGTGCCACATTTGGGGCCCAACAATCCCAagaaggtgaaaaaatccaAGTCCAAGGATGAATCTTCACAAGG CTTGGGGAAGCTGGAAGAAGagtttgaaaagaaatttaataGCCTACCCCAGTACAGTCCAATGACATTTGATAAGAAGGGGACTACTGttgcaaagaagaagaagactgatAGCTCCAGAGTCCATGAGGAAGCTTCTAAAATGGTGAAAG CCCTGCTACAGAGTGATTCCACCACACTGGACTTTGCTTCAAAAGCCAAGTCATGCGTCCCCATTGCCATAATGTGCCCAGATGTCCAGGGCACCACAAGTATGGAGATGCTAGTGGGTAGCCAGAAGAGGAAGGCGAGGAAGACCAAGATCACGCACTTGGTGCGCACAGCTGATGGTAGTGTGTCTCAAGCTGAGG AGGACAAAACTAGGGACCTGAACCAGGAACAGGATAAGAAGCCATTACACCAACAGAATTTATGCAATGAAAAAGGGTGCTACAGTAATCCCATAGCAGAGGAATCGGAGAGGAGCACCATACCACAAGAGCTACCTGCTTTCTTCAGCTTGGCAGCCCTTGCTGAGGTAGCAGCCATGGAAAACGCTCACAG AGGGCAGAGGGGCTTGGCTGAGAGTCAAAAGAAGGAACTTGCCCAGACTCCAGTCCTCATCTCCTGCGCTGATCAGTGA
- the bbx gene encoding HMG box transcription factor BBX isoform X3, whose amino-acid sequence MKGGGRGKEPPAAGEVTGKRPKRKCLQWHPLLSKKALDFSEEEEEEDEEELAKQPVLCGQDQGSQVECGSTAEEVEEDSNEQRARRPMNAFLLFCKRHRSLVRQEHPRLDNRGATKILADWWAVLEPKEKQKYTDMAKEYKDAFMKANPGYKWCPTTSKPVKSPSCQQVSNPRKKVWSFSSNSSKDSTTAKKVPKTDNMPQLNFAMADPTKMGGLSMLLIAGEHALTNREIPCSTKPSLRDTASEGNCILGEKEEMMPETVLNRELDVTESRVKSALSPLAESSLSAALEGKSCRQSALFQLAEMCLASEAGKMDKAVSQPGDSSSATSFQQTTVMPVMEKKKADTDNGPPSPHILSLLPSLFSVTSTSTDVTPLQLSSQNSCVKKKSKKKDVAKSKDNGEISCPTKKINKPCNHTETDIDTVFSTIDAVAKGSWKDTEEKVKKKIQTSPAGGSPGVSKKKSKPKFKICVKQKEEETDKDSGLCAQLSSSELEMTEEMAHLSPKTEADETTGNKDLQGNMTELNHSPGIHSPTKLKQEDKGKERQSEMICESSPEKRGSRKSERSCKGALYKTLVSEGMLTSLRANIDRGKRGALRAPDHDTNWCDDSWTVPHLGPNNPKKVKKSKSKDESSQGLGKLEEEFEKKFNSLPQYSPMTFDKKGTTVAKKKKTDSSRVHEEASKMVKGPSPSQKKTSFHKIVRKHKHKKEKPALLQSDSTTLDFASKAKSCVPIAIMCPDVQGTTSMEMLVGSQKRKARKTKITHLVRTADGSVSQAEEDKTRDLNQEQDKKPLHQQNLCNEKGCYSNPIAEESERSTIPQELPAFFSLAALAEVAAMENAHRGQRGLAESQKKELAQTPVLISCADQ is encoded by the exons ATGAAGGGTGGGGGAAGGGGTAAGGAGCCACCTGCTGCAGGGGAGGTCACTGGCAAACGCCCCAAACGTAAATGCCTGCAGTGGCACCCACTTCTCTCCAAAAAGGCTCTGGATttctctgaggaggaagaagaggaagatgaagaggagctgGCAAAG caGCCAGTGTTGTGTGGCCAGGACCAGGGGTCACAGGTGGAATGTGGGAGCACAGCAGAGGAAGTGGAAGAAGACTCAAATGAACAGCGAGCACGGCGACCAATGAAtgctttcctcctcttctgcaaGCGCCATCGCTCTCTGGTGCGGCAGGAGCACCCTCGCCTGGACAACCGGGGGGCCACCAAGATCCTGGCTGACTGGTGGGCTGTGCTGGAGcccaaagagaagcagaaatacACTGACATGGCCAAGGAG TACAAGGATGCCTTCATGAAGGCAAATCCAGGCTACAAGTGGTGTCCCACCACCAGCAAACCAGTCAAAAGTCCTTCCTGCCAGCAAGTCAGCAATCCCCGCAAAAAAGTATGGTCCTTCTCTTCCAACTCATCCAAGGACTCTACCACTGCCAAAAAAGTGCCCAAAACTGACAACATGCCTCAGTTAAACTTTGCCATGGCAG ATCCCACGAAGATGGGAGGCCTTAGCATGCTGCTAATAGCTGGGGAACATGCCCTCACAAACAGGGAG ATACCTTGCAGCACGAAACCTAGTTTACGTGACACAGCAAGTGAAGGGAACTGCATTTtaggggaaaaggaagag ATGATGCCTGAGACAGTACTGAACAGAGAGCTGGATGTTACTGAAAGCAGGGTCAAGTCTGCCCTCTCCCCACTGGCAGAG TCATCTCTGTCTGCAGCACTTGAAGGAAAATCATGCAGACAGTCTGCTCTATTCCAGCTCGCTGAA ATGTGCTTGGCATCTGAAGCTGGAAAGATGGACAAGGCTGTCTCTCAGCCGGGGGACAGCTCTTCTGCCACCTCGTTCCAGCAAACCACAGTCATGCCAGtgatggaaaagaagaaagcagaCACTGACAATGGTCCTCCCTCCCCTCACATATTATCCCTCTTACCTTCACTCTTCTCTGTCACTTCTACCTCCACTGATGTCACCCCCCTACAACTCAGCAGCCAAAATTCATGTGTCAAaaagaagagcaagaaaaaagaTGTAGCCAAGTCAAAAGATAATGGTGAGATCTCTTGCCCAACAAAGAAGATCAACAAACCTTGTAACCATACAGAAACAGACATAGACACTGTTTTCAGCACCATTGATGCAGTGGCCAAAGGGTCCTGGAAGGACACTgaggagaaggtgaagaagaaaatcCAGACCAGTCCTGCTGGTGGGAGTCCTGGtgtttctaaaaagaaaagtaagCCCAAATTCAAGatttgtgtaaaacaaaaagaggaggaaacGGACAAAGACAGTGGGTTGTGTGCACAATTGAGTTCCTCTGAGTTGGAGATGACAGAAGAGATGGCTCATCTCAGTCCTAAAACAGAAGCAGATGAAACTACAGGAAATAAAGACCTTCAGGGCAACATGACAGAGCTCAATCACTCCCCTGGGATCCACTCACCAACTAAGCTAAAACAGGAGGATAAGGGGAAAGAGAGGCAGAGCGAAATGATATGTGAGTCCAGCCCAGAAAAACGTGGCTCCAGGAAGTCAGAGCGAAGCTGTAAAGGAGCCTTGTATAAAACTCTTGTTTCTGAGGGAATGCTGACTTCACTGAGAGCCAATATTGACAGAG GTAAAAGAGGAGCTCTCCGTGCTCCTGATCATGATACAAACTGGTGTGATGATAGTTGGACGGTGCCACATTTGGGGCCCAACAATCCCAagaaggtgaaaaaatccaAGTCCAAGGATGAATCTTCACAAGG CTTGGGGAAGCTGGAAGAAGagtttgaaaagaaatttaataGCCTACCCCAGTACAGTCCAATGACATTTGATAAGAAGGGGACTACTGttgcaaagaagaagaagactgatAGCTCCAGAGTCCATGAGGAAGCTTCTAAAATGGTGAAAG GGCCATCTCCATCTCAGAAAAAGACTTCATTCCACAAGATTGTTaggaagcacaaacacaaaaaggagaaaCCAG CCCTGCTACAGAGTGATTCCACCACACTGGACTTTGCTTCAAAAGCCAAGTCATGCGTCCCCATTGCCATAATGTGCCCAGATGTCCAGGGCACCACAAGTATGGAGATGCTAGTGGGTAGCCAGAAGAGGAAGGCGAGGAAGACCAAGATCACGCACTTGGTGCGCACAGCTGATGGTAGTGTGTCTCAAGCTGAGG AGGACAAAACTAGGGACCTGAACCAGGAACAGGATAAGAAGCCATTACACCAACAGAATTTATGCAATGAAAAAGGGTGCTACAGTAATCCCATAGCAGAGGAATCGGAGAGGAGCACCATACCACAAGAGCTACCTGCTTTCTTCAGCTTGGCAGCCCTTGCTGAGGTAGCAGCCATGGAAAACGCTCACAG AGGGCAGAGGGGCTTGGCTGAGAGTCAAAAGAAGGAACTTGCCCAGACTCCAGTCCTCATCTCCTGCGCTGATCAGTGA